From a single Kitasatospora sp. NBC_00458 genomic region:
- a CDS encoding LysR family transcriptional regulator has protein sequence MEPVFDSRHIRTFHEVVRAGSYSAAARELGYTQPAITQQMKALERTVGLPLFTRAGRGLRLTEAGEALSRHSEQILGSLSAAQQQLAALARLRAGRVRVCAFPSANATLIPETMARLLAEHPGVRVELLEAEPPDSVQRLLRGECDIALAFRYPGAPAEVPEELDEIPLMEDLLTVLLPVGHPLGRRHAVRLADLDGERWIAGCPRCRANLLHVCAEEGFAPDIVFSTDDNLAVQSLVAAGVGIALMPALVLSFMCHRKVTGRAVEPHLRRRVSAYVLREHRRIPATALVLDHLRSAAASRVGC, from the coding sequence GTGGAGCCGGTTTTCGACTCGCGGCACATCAGGACCTTCCACGAGGTGGTCCGGGCCGGTTCCTACTCGGCGGCCGCCCGCGAACTCGGCTACACCCAGCCGGCCATCACCCAGCAGATGAAGGCCCTCGAACGGACCGTCGGCCTGCCGCTGTTCACCCGGGCCGGGCGCGGACTGCGGCTCACCGAGGCGGGCGAGGCGCTCTCCCGGCACTCCGAGCAGATCCTCGGCAGCCTCTCCGCCGCCCAGCAGCAGCTCGCCGCCCTGGCCCGGCTGCGCGCCGGACGCGTCCGGGTCTGCGCCTTCCCCAGCGCCAACGCCACCCTGATCCCCGAGACGATGGCCCGGCTGCTCGCCGAACACCCCGGCGTCCGGGTCGAACTGCTCGAAGCCGAGCCGCCGGACTCCGTCCAGCGGCTGCTCCGCGGTGAGTGCGACATCGCGCTGGCCTTCCGTTATCCGGGCGCGCCGGCCGAGGTGCCGGAGGAGCTGGACGAGATACCGCTCATGGAGGACCTGCTGACCGTGCTCCTGCCGGTCGGCCACCCGCTCGGCCGCCGGCACGCCGTCCGGCTGGCCGACCTCGACGGCGAGCGGTGGATCGCCGGGTGTCCGCGCTGCCGGGCCAACCTGCTGCACGTCTGCGCGGAGGAGGGATTCGCACCCGACATCGTCTTCTCCACCGACGACAACCTCGCCGTGCAGAGCCTGGTCGCCGCCGGTGTCGGCATCGCCCTGATGCCGGCCCTGGTGCTCTCCTTCATGTGCCACCGCAAGGTCACCGGCCGGGCCGTGGAGCCGCACCTGCGGCGCCGGGTCAGCGCCTACGTGCTCCGCGAGCACCGGCGGATCCCGGCGACCGCGCTGGTGCTGGACCACCTGCGGTCGGCGGCCGCGTCGCGGGTGGGGTGCTGA
- a CDS encoding YeiH family protein, which yields MALTIRERPSSRTRVLPPLGGDAPGLLLAALGVAAAFAVHQAVPAVPKLTAAVLLGVAAAHLPGLRPLVRGAARPGLSTAGRRLMRLGIVLLGLKLGLDDVLGLGWATVAMVIGVVAATFAGTCWLGRRLGLPGDQPLLVATGYSICGASAIGAVSQAAGSEEEDVAASVALVTLCGTLAIAVLPLLQQPLGLDEAAFGRWVGASVHDVGQVVATAQTGGAGALREAVLVKLMRVVLLAPLVAGVVMAGRRARARSGPAEDVGAGSADGSADGGTGGAGAAAAARGAAAGRAAGKRPPLVPLFVAGFLAMIVLRTTGLVPEPVLRLAGDAQELLLAAALFGLGSAVHLPTMARTGGRIALLGLGSWVMVAGVSYAGVLITT from the coding sequence ATGGCACTGACCATCCGGGAACGACCGTCGTCCCGCACCCGCGTCCTTCCCCCGCTCGGAGGGGACGCCCCCGGACTGCTGCTCGCCGCGCTCGGCGTGGCCGCCGCCTTCGCCGTCCACCAGGCCGTCCCCGCCGTGCCCAAGCTCACCGCCGCCGTGCTGCTCGGCGTCGCCGCCGCCCACCTGCCCGGGCTGCGGCCGCTGGTCCGGGGCGCCGCCCGGCCCGGGCTCTCCACCGCCGGGCGGCGGTTGATGCGGCTCGGCATCGTCCTGCTCGGCCTCAAACTCGGCCTGGACGACGTGCTCGGCCTCGGCTGGGCCACCGTCGCCATGGTGATCGGCGTCGTCGCCGCCACCTTCGCCGGCACCTGCTGGCTCGGGCGCCGGCTCGGCCTACCCGGCGACCAGCCGCTGCTGGTCGCCACCGGGTACTCGATCTGCGGCGCCTCCGCGATCGGCGCGGTCAGCCAGGCGGCCGGCAGCGAGGAGGAGGACGTCGCCGCCTCCGTCGCCCTGGTCACCCTCTGCGGCACCCTGGCCATCGCCGTCCTGCCGCTGCTCCAGCAGCCGCTCGGACTGGACGAGGCGGCCTTCGGGCGCTGGGTCGGCGCCAGCGTGCACGACGTCGGGCAGGTGGTCGCCACCGCGCAGACCGGTGGGGCGGGCGCCCTGCGCGAGGCGGTGCTGGTGAAGCTGATGCGGGTGGTGCTGCTGGCCCCGCTGGTCGCCGGGGTGGTGATGGCCGGGCGGCGCGCGCGTGCGCGGAGCGGGCCGGCGGAGGACGTCGGGGCCGGCTCGGCGGACGGTTCCGCGGACGGCGGTACGGGCGGGGCCGGTGCTGCCGCTGCCGCCCGTGGGGCGGCAGCCGGTCGTGCGGCCGGGAAGCGGCCGCCGCTGGTGCCGCTCTTCGTCGCGGGGTTCCTCGCGATGATCGTGCTGCGCACCACCGGGCTGGTGCCGGAGCCGGTGCTCCGGCTGGCCGGGGACGCCCAGGAGCTGCTGCTGGCGGCCGCGTTGTTCGGGCTCGGCAGCGCCGTCCACCTGCCGA
- a CDS encoding cysteine dioxygenase family protein, with the protein MTPSATVGSGPLTERMTALVGGIRAVVDRGLPPELTAYLVGERLAPHLGDSELLTAEQREGDPDRYRQHVLHAEDDGSFSVVALVWLPGQRTPIHDHVSWCVAGVHQGQESETRYRLVSDGRTAHLVETEHVVGPAGTVAAFAPPGDIHLVRNACSSTAISIHVYGADVARLGTSIRRVYRLPAGDPR; encoded by the coding sequence ATGACACCCTCAGCCACGGTCGGCAGCGGCCCGCTCACCGAGCGCATGACCGCCCTCGTCGGCGGGATCCGCGCGGTCGTGGACCGCGGCCTGCCCCCGGAACTCACCGCCTACCTCGTCGGTGAACGCCTCGCCCCGCACCTCGGCGACAGCGAACTGCTGACCGCCGAGCAGCGCGAGGGCGACCCGGACCGCTACCGCCAGCACGTCCTGCACGCCGAGGACGACGGTTCCTTCTCCGTCGTCGCGCTGGTCTGGCTGCCCGGCCAGCGGACCCCGATCCACGACCACGTCTCCTGGTGCGTGGCCGGCGTCCACCAGGGACAGGAGAGCGAGACCCGCTACCGGCTGGTCTCCGACGGCCGCACCGCCCACCTGGTCGAGACCGAGCACGTGGTCGGCCCCGCCGGCACCGTCGCCGCCTTCGCCCCGCCCGGCGACATCCACCTCGTCCGCAACGCCTGTTCCTCCACCGCGATATCCATCCACGTCTACGGCGCCGACGTCGCCCGGCTCGGCACCAGCATCCGGCGGGTCTACCGGCTGCCCGCCGGCGACCCCCGGTGA
- a CDS encoding amino acid ABC transporter permease codes for MTVESSALYDIPGPRALARHRLYGAIALVAIAALLGWIVYMLFHTQQFTAEKWTAFEYKGVQELLLRGLGNTLKAFGWTVLFALPFGALFAAGRLSDHRVVRWFSTLVVEFFRAMPLLVMIFFIFVALKVEPLWALVAGLVLYNGSVLAEVFRAGVLAVPRGQKEAAFALGMRKTQVMAYVLVPQANRAMLPAIISQLVVALKDTSLGFLITYEEFLHAGKLIATNLDYDLPFIPVVMVIAPVYIGMCLLLSWFARWVERRSRRSPSVRGGAPVASADVSMGLPPVARS; via the coding sequence ATGACGGTGGAATCCTCGGCGCTCTACGACATCCCGGGACCCAGGGCGCTCGCCCGGCACCGGCTGTACGGCGCGATCGCGCTGGTGGCGATCGCCGCGCTGCTCGGCTGGATCGTCTACATGCTCTTCCACACGCAGCAGTTCACCGCGGAGAAGTGGACGGCCTTCGAGTACAAGGGCGTCCAGGAACTGCTGCTGCGCGGGCTCGGCAACACGCTCAAGGCCTTCGGGTGGACCGTGCTGTTCGCGCTGCCGTTCGGAGCGCTGTTCGCCGCGGGGCGGCTCTCGGACCACCGGGTGGTGCGCTGGTTCTCCACCCTGGTGGTCGAGTTCTTCCGGGCCATGCCGCTGCTGGTGATGATCTTCTTCATCTTCGTCGCGCTCAAGGTCGAGCCGCTCTGGGCGCTGGTGGCGGGACTGGTGCTCTACAACGGCTCGGTGCTCGCGGAGGTGTTCCGGGCCGGCGTGCTGGCGGTGCCCCGGGGGCAGAAGGAGGCGGCGTTCGCGCTCGGCATGCGCAAGACCCAGGTGATGGCGTACGTCCTGGTGCCGCAGGCCAACCGGGCGATGCTCCCGGCGATCATCAGCCAGCTGGTGGTGGCCCTCAAGGACACCTCGCTGGGCTTCCTGATCACCTACGAGGAGTTCCTGCACGCGGGGAAGCTGATCGCCACCAACCTGGACTACGACCTGCCCTTCATCCCGGTGGTGATGGTGATCGCACCGGTCTACATCGGGATGTGCCTGCTGCTCTCCTGGTTCGCGCGCTGGGTCGAGCGGCGCAGCCGGCGCAGCCCGAGCGTGCGCGGCGGGGCGCCGGTGGCCAGTGCCGACGTGTCGATGGGGCTGCCGCCGGTCGCCCGGTCCTAG